The following coding sequences are from one Thamnophis elegans isolate rThaEle1 chromosome 5, rThaEle1.pri, whole genome shotgun sequence window:
- the RBCK1 gene encoding ranBP-type and C3HC4-type zinc finger-containing protein 1: protein MEEAIRKAEQQALRLAEAIRDGEEEIAQRCAIWLAERRVPVKVQLEPDAYPEHDIRLWVGVEDAQMVTTPVFLKVQPSMTMASLKDMMHLHYGFPPSVQKWVVGRRLPRDHETLHYQGIQRDGDQAYLYLMSAKTEKLDKETADCDHERRQLEELGIREGVLLPRGAGDSTSSGFSTPSEPSLMLDVHEEGSGCGVTLPAEPPKVGWECRSCTFINKPSRPGCEMCCDDRPLNYVVPEDYKLDAEEEEWFQRDLEATRQYRQVEEEEKERNYKQLLQWDNQNLVLSKEAIQCPICFMNLEPGEGVTLRECLHSFCKDCLRGTILNSPEPEVKCPYIDDNYSCPWQLLDREIKALLTEEEYQHFLDLGMSIAENRSRSSFHCKTTDCRGWCFYEDDVNEFHCPVCHKPNCLLCQAIHENMNCKEYQDDLQIRAVNDHAAQQTTEVLLKLVKDGEAMYCPTCRIIVQKKDGCDWIRCTVCHTEICWVTKGPRWGPAGLGDISGGCRCKVDGISCHPNCQNCH from the exons ATGGAGGAGGCAATAAGGAAAG cTGAGCAGCAAGCCCTGAGGCTGGCGGAGGCGATCCGGGACGGGGAGGAAGAGATCGCCCAGCGTTGCGCCATCTGGCTGGCCGAACGGCGAGTCCCCGTCAAGGTGCAGCTGGAACCAGACGCCTATCCGGAGCACGACATTAG GCTCTGGGTTGGCGTGGAAGATGCCCAGATGGTCACCACACCCGTCTTTCTGAAGGTTCAGCCTTCCATGACTATGGCTTCCCTCAAAGACATG ATGCACCTCCATTATGGGTTCCCTCCCAGCGTCCAGAAGTGGGTGGTGGGACGGAGGCTTCCCCGGGACCACGAGACGCTCCACTACCAAGGCATCCAGAGGGATGGGGACCAGGCCTACCTCTACTTGATGTCCGCCAAGACCGAGAAGCTGGACAAAGAAACGGCGGACTGTGACCACGAACGGCGGCAGCTGGAAG AGTTGGGCATTAGAGAAGGGGTCCTGTTGCCTCGGGGAGCTGGCGACTCAACCTCTTCGGGCTTCTCAACGCCGTCGGAGCCCTCCCTGATGTTGGACGTGCACGAGGAGGGCAGCGGCTGTGGGGTGACCCTCCCCGCCGAGCCCCCTAAG GTTGGTTGGGAGTGCCGGAGCTGTACGTTTATCAACAAGCCGTCACGCCCCGGATGTGAAATGTGCTGCGACGATCGGCCCTTGAACTACGTCGTCCCGGAAGACTACAAGCTGGATGCGGAAGAGGAGGAATGGTTTCAGAGGGATTTGGAGGCCACCCGCCAGTACCGGCAG gtggaggaagaagagaaagagagaaactacAAGCAACTCCTGCAGTGGGACAACCAGAACTTggtgctttctaaggaagccatTCAGTGCCCCATCTGCTTCATGAACCTGGAGCCTGGCGAGGGAGTCACCCTACGAGAATGTCTCCATTCCTTCTGCAA GGACTGCTTGAGGGGGACCATCCTGAACAGCCCGGAACCGGAGGTCAAGTGCCCCTACATTGATGACAACTACTCCTGTCCATGGCAGCTGCTGGACCGTGAGATCAAAGCG CTACTAACGGAGGAAGAATATCAGCACTTTCTGGACTTGGGGATGTCCATCGCGGAGAATCGCAGCCGGTCGAGTTTCCACTGCAAAACCACCGACTGCAGGGGTTGGTGCTTTTACGAAGACGACGTGAACGAATTTCACTGCCCGGTGTGCCACAAACCGAACTGCCTGCTGTGTCAG GCTATTCACGAAAACATGAACTGCAAGGAATACCAGGACGATCTCCAGATACGAGCGGTGAATGACCACGCGGCACAACAGACCACGGAGGTGCTGCTG AAACTGGTGAAGGATGGGGAGGCCATGTACTGCCCCACCTGCAGGATCATCGTCCAGAAGAAGGATGGCTGCGACTGGATACGCTGCACCGTCTGCCACACGGAGATTTGCTGGGTGACCAAAGGGCCACGCTGGGGACCAGCG GGCTTGGGTGACATCAGCGGGGGCTGCCGTTGCAAAGTGGACGGCATCTCCTGCCATCCGAATTGCCAGAACTGCCATTGA